A portion of the Hoplias malabaricus isolate fHopMal1 chromosome 1, fHopMal1.hap1, whole genome shotgun sequence genome contains these proteins:
- the pola1 gene encoding DNA polymerase alpha catalytic subunit isoform X2, which yields MAPVSNPDKDADGGDYDATDSCGIAVSRSRREKREKGGRKSALEQLKRAKKGEKIKYEVEDISSVYEEVDEEQYSKLVRERQDDDWIIDDDGTGYVEDGREIFDEDLEDKGLEKGSKSKSGKGGESKDSKNAKKVSVSKPNSIKNMFMNSNVRKPAEKDVDLSKDDLLGDILQDLHSEKPMLLTPPPVITLKKKKTLGSPMNPFSVKPQAPKETPAVPVSKPRLAVSRPRPADPSPRSTLKPAPCVQPKVEEPEEVADSLEFDEVDFDEPMELGAGVEEQKELDVKLEAGPEPVVNVEPKIEPQDEVFKLGTVGGWEKMEEEVADEAPLEVQVDSSQLPLVEGPDGDMVFRFYWLDAFEDQFTQPGVVYLFGKVWIESAQSHVSCCVAVKNIERTMYFLPREHKVNLATGEETDIPVGMMDVYQEFNSVSEKFKIMKFKSRKVEKNYAFEIPDVPTQCEYLEVRYSAEMPQLPSDLKGATFSHVFGTNTSSLERLLLSRKIHGPCWLDIKTPTLSSQPMSWCKVEAIVMKSDFISVVKDLPPPPLVVMSISLKTVQNPKTHHNEIVSLAALIHYKFPLDKAPPRIPYQAHFCVVSKPNDCIFPYDFKDAVRKKNGAVEIAATERTLLGFFLAKMHKIDPDVLVGHDILGFDLEVLLQRINVCKVPFWSKIGRLRRANMPKLGGRGGFAEKSAACGRLVCDVEISAKELIRCKSYHLTELAAQILKTERAVIPPENIRNFYSDSPHLLYLLELTWMDAKLILQIMCELNVLPLALQITNIAGNVLSRTLMGGRSERNEYLLLHAFHEKNYIVPDKHFFKKVQHEHGEDEDMDQAKGKSGKVRKKAAYAGGLVLEPKVGFYDKFILLLDFNSLYPSIIQEFNICFTTVQRQASSSSKKTEEDDISEVPELPDPDLEMGVLPKEIRKLVERRRQVKQLMKQPDLNPDLYLQYDIRQKALKLTANSMYGCLGFSYSRFYAKPLAALVTYKGREILMHTKDMVQKMNLDVIYGDTDSIMINTNSTSLEEVMKLGNKVKSEVNKLYKLLEIDIDGVFKSLLLLKKKKYAALTVEQQGDGRYTTKQEFKGLDIVRRDWCDLAKECGNYVIGQILSDQNRDTILENIQQHLIQVGEKVASGSIPVNMFEIHKALTKDPQDYPDKKSLPHVHVALWINSQGGRRVKAGDTISYIICQDGSSLAASQRSYAPEQLQKQQGLTLDNQYYLSQQVHPVVSRICEPIEGIDGVLIATWLGLDPGQFRAQQRQQREEETDGLLGVPAQLTDEERYRDCERFSFSCPNCGTENIYDSVFDGAGAVMEPSLMRCCNIPCSGSPLEHPAKISNKLLQDIRRHIRRYYSGWLLCEDQACQNRTRRLPIAFYRSGPICPLCCKSTLKPEYSEKALYNQLCFYRFIFDWDYAITKGDDKRRVKTEWDKEKEVYKRLKGVVDRVLMSSSYFEVNLSKLFQAFTTLK from the exons ATGGCCCCGGTTTCAAACCCAGATAAAGATGCGGACGGCGGGGATTACG ATGCTACAGACAGTTGTGGCATTGCAGTTTCCCGCTCcagaagagagaagagggagaaagggGGCCGCAAgtctgctctggagcagctcaaGAGAGCCAAGAAGGGTGAGAAAATAAAGTATGAG GTGGAAGATATCTCCAGTGTATATGAGGAAGTAGATGAAGAGCAGTACTCCAAGCTTGTGCGGGAGAGACAGGATGATGACTGGATCATTGATGATG ATGGAACTGGCTATGTGGAGGATGGCAGGGAGATCTTTGATGAAGATCTTGAGGATAAAGGTCTGGAAAAAGGCTCTAAAA GTAAATCAGGTAAAGGGGGGGAGTCAAAGGACAGCAAGAATGCCAAGAAAGTGTCTGTCAGTAAACCTAACAGTATCAAGAATATGTTCATGAACAGCAATGTCAGAAAGCCTGCTGAG AAAGATGTGGACCTTTCCAAAGATGATCTGCTGGGAGATATTCTACAAGATCTACATTCTGAG AAACCAATGCTTCTCACTCCACCACCAGTCATTAccttaaagaaaaagaaaacactgggatcCCCAATGAACCCCTTTTCGGTTAAACCACAAGCTCCTAAG GAGACACCTGCAGTCCCAGTATCAAAACCAAGGCTTGCAGTGTCGCGTCCCCGACCAGCTGATCCCTCACCCCGGTCTACCCTCAAACCAGCCCCCTGTGTTCAACCCAAGGTGGAGGAACCAGAAGAAG TTGCTGATTCATTAGAGTTTGATGAGGTAGACTTTGATGAACCAATGGAGCTTGGGGCTGGTGTTGAGGAACAGAAGGAATTGGACGTTAAATTGGAGGCAGGGCCTGAGCCAGTTGTTAATGTTGAACCTAAAATTGAGCCCCAGGACGAAGTTTTCAA ACTGGGAACAGTGGGAGGCTGGGAGAAGATGGAAGAAGAAGTGGCTGATGAAGCTCCTTTGGAGGTACAGGTGGACTCTAGCCAACTCCCACTGGTGGAAGGGCCTGATGGAGACATGGTTTTCCGTTTCTACTGGCTGGATGCTTTTGAGGACCAGTTCACCCAACCAG GGGTGGTGTATCTGTTCGGCAAGGTGTGGATAGAGTCAGCACAATCCCATGTGAGCTGTTGTGTGGCTGTGAAGAACATTGAGAGGACTATGTATTTCTTGCCACGAGAGCAT aaagttAACCTGGCAACCGGTGAGGAAACAGACATTCCTGTTGGAATGATGGATGTGTACCAAGAGTTCAACAGTGTCTCtgaaaaatttaaaattatGAAGTTCAAGTCCAGG AAAGTGGAGAAGAACTATGCCTTTGAGATTCCAGATGTGCCTACACAGTGCGAGTATCTAGAAGTCAGATACTCT GCTGAGATGCCGCAACTGCCCTCTGATCTGAAGGGTGCCACCTTTTCTCATGTGTTTGGCACCAACACTTCAAGCCTGGAACGCCTTCTTCTCAGTAGGAAAATCCATGGGCCCTGCTGGCTTGACATTAAGACACCTA CTCTGAGCAGTCAGCCTATGAGCTGGTGTAAAGTGGAGGCCATTGTTATGAAAAGTGATTTTATTTCAGTAGTTAAAGACCTGCCTCCTCCTCCCCTGGTGGTCATGTCCATCAGCCTGAAGACTGTCCAGAATCCAAAGACTCACCACAATGAA ATTGTGTCCCTAGCTGCTCTTATTCATTATAAGTTTCCTCTCGACAAAGCTCCTCCACGCATCCCTTACCAGGCTCATTTCTGTG TTGTGAGCAAGCCCAACGACTGTATCTTTCCCTATGACTTCAAAGATGCAGTAAGGAAAAAG AATGGGGCAGTGGAGATTGCTGCAACAGAGCGCACCCTTCTAGGCTTCTTTTTAGCCAAGATGCACAAGATAGATCCTGATGTTTTAGTG GGTCATGACATACTTGGCTTTGACCTTGAAGTGCTTCTTCAGAGAATTAATGTCTGCAAGGTACCCTTCTGGTCCAAAATTGGGCGACTGAGAAGGGCAAACATGCCAAAGCTTGGG GGCCGTGGTGGGTTTGCGGAGAAGAGTGCTGCTTGTGGACGACTAGTATGTGACGTGGAAATCTCTGCTAAGGAGCTGATCCGGTGCAAGAGCTACCACCTGACGGAGCTAGCAGCCCAGATCTTGAAGACTGAGAGGGCTGTTATACCTCCTGAGAATATCAGAAACTTCTACAG TGACTCTCCTCACTTGCTCTACCTGTTAGAGTTAACATGGATGGATGCCAAACTCATTCTGCAGATCATGTGTGAGCTGAATGTGCTTCCGCTGGCACTACAGATCACCAACATTGCCGGCAATGTCTTG TCCCGTACATTAATGGGTGGGCGTTCAGAGAGGAACGAGTACCTGCTGCTCCACGCCTTCCATGAGAAGAATTACATCGTGCCAGACAAGCATTTCTTTAAGAAAGTTCAGCACGAGCAT GGAGAGGATGAGGATATGGACCAGGCCAAAGGCAAGTCTGGTAAAGTGAGAAAGAAGGCTGCGTATGCTGGAGGCCTGGTGTTGGAACCCAAAGTTG GTTTCTATGATAAATTCATCCTGCTGCTGGATTTCAACAGTCTGTATCCGTCCATCATCCAGGAGTTCAACATTTGTTTCACCACTGTTCAGAGACAGGCATCTAGCTCTTCCAAGAAAACTGAG GAGGATGATATCAGtgaagttccagagctccctgATCCAGACCTGGAGATGGGTGTTCTTCCAAAAGAAATCCGTAAGCTGGTTGAGCGCAGACGACAAGTCAAACAGCTCATGAAGCAACCTGATCTAAACCCCGACCTGTATCTGCAg TATGACATTCGACAGAAGGCCCTGAAGCTGACTGCTAACAGCATGTACGGATGCCTGGGCTTCTCCTACAGTCGCTTCTATGCCAAGCCTCTGGCTGCGCTGGTCACTTACAAAGGCAGAGAG ATCCTAATGCACACTAAAGACATGGTACAGAAG ATGAATTTGGATGTCATCTACGGAGACACTGACTCTATCATGATCAACACCAATAGCACCAGTCTGGAAGAAGTCATGAAACTTGGAAACAAG GTGAAAAGTGAAGTGAATAAGCTATATAAGCTCTTGGAGATTGACATAGATGGAGTCTTCAAGTCTCTACTGTTGCTGAAGAAGAAAAAGTATGCTGCGCTAACGGTGGAGCAGCAAGGAGATGGCCGCTACACCACCAAGCAAGAGTTTAAAGGCTTGGACATTGTGCGCAGGGATTGGTGTGACCTTGCTAAAGAGTGTGGCAA CTACGTGATTGGTCAGATTCTCTCTGACCAGAATCGGGACACCATACTGGAGAACATCCAGCAGCATCTTATACAAGTCGGAGAGAAAGTAGCTAGTGGCAGCATCCCAGTAAACATGTTTGAAATCCACAAG GCCCTGACCAAGGACCCTCAAGACTACCCAGATAAGAAAAGTCTCCCCCATGTGCACGTGGCCCTGTGGATCAACTCTCAAGGAGGAAGGAGAGTCAAAGCAGGCGATACCATATCCTACATTATCTGTCAG GATGGGTCAAGCCTTGCAGCCAGTCAGAGGTCTTATGCTCCAGAGCAACTCCAGAAACAGCAAGGGCTGACCCTGGACAACCAGTACTACCTCTCCCAGCAGGTTCATCCTGTGGTGAGCCGCATTTGTGAGCCCATTGAAGGCATTGATGGAGTTCTGATTGCCACGTGGCTGG GGTTAGACCCAGGGCAGTTCCGAGCCCAACAGCGGCAGCAGCGTGAAGAAGAAACCGATGGTCTCCTGGGTGTCCCAGCACAGCTCACAGATGAAGAACGCTACCGTGACTGTGAGAGGTTCTCCTTCTCCTGCCCCAACTGCGGAACCGAGAATATCTATGACAGTGTCTTTGATGGAGCT GGAGCTGTAATGGAGCCCAGTTTGATGCGCTGTTGTAACATCCCGTGCAGTGGAAGCCCCTTGGAGCATCCTGCTAAAATCAGCAACAAGCTGCTGCAGGACATCCGACGACACATCCGCAGATACTACAGT
- the pola1 gene encoding DNA polymerase alpha catalytic subunit isoform X1: protein MAPVSNPDKDADGGDYDATDSCGIAVSRSRREKREKGGRKSALEQLKRAKKGEKIKYEVEDISSVYEEVDEEQYSKLVRERQDDDWIIDDDGTGYVEDGREIFDEDLEDKGLEKGSKSKSGKGGESKDSKNAKKVSVSKPNSIKNMFMNSNVRKPAEKDVDLSKDDLLGDILQDLHSEKPMLLTPPPVITLKKKKTLGSPMNPFSVKPQAPKETPAVPVSKPRLAVSRPRPADPSPRSTLKPAPCVQPKVEEPEEVADSLEFDEVDFDEPMELGAGVEEQKELDVKLEAGPEPVVNVEPKIEPQDEVFKLGTVGGWEKMEEEVADEAPLEVQVDSSQLPLVEGPDGDMVFRFYWLDAFEDQFTQPGVVYLFGKVWIESAQSHVSCCVAVKNIERTMYFLPREHKVNLATGEETDIPVGMMDVYQEFNSVSEKFKIMKFKSRKVEKNYAFEIPDVPTQCEYLEVRYSAEMPQLPSDLKGATFSHVFGTNTSSLERLLLSRKIHGPCWLDIKTPTLSSQPMSWCKVEAIVMKSDFISVVKDLPPPPLVVMSISLKTVQNPKTHHNEIVSLAALIHYKFPLDKAPPRIPYQAHFCVVSKPNDCIFPYDFKDAVRKKNGAVEIAATERTLLGFFLAKMHKIDPDVLVGHDILGFDLEVLLQRINVCKVPFWSKIGRLRRANMPKLGGRGGFAEKSAACGRLVCDVEISAKELIRCKSYHLTELAAQILKTERAVIPPENIRNFYSDSPHLLYLLELTWMDAKLILQIMCELNVLPLALQITNIAGNVLSRTLMGGRSERNEYLLLHAFHEKNYIVPDKHFFKKVQHEHGEDEDMDQAKGKSGKVRKKAAYAGGLVLEPKVGFYDKFILLLDFNSLYPSIIQEFNICFTTVQRQASSSSKKTEQEDDISEVPELPDPDLEMGVLPKEIRKLVERRRQVKQLMKQPDLNPDLYLQYDIRQKALKLTANSMYGCLGFSYSRFYAKPLAALVTYKGREILMHTKDMVQKMNLDVIYGDTDSIMINTNSTSLEEVMKLGNKVKSEVNKLYKLLEIDIDGVFKSLLLLKKKKYAALTVEQQGDGRYTTKQEFKGLDIVRRDWCDLAKECGNYVIGQILSDQNRDTILENIQQHLIQVGEKVASGSIPVNMFEIHKALTKDPQDYPDKKSLPHVHVALWINSQGGRRVKAGDTISYIICQDGSSLAASQRSYAPEQLQKQQGLTLDNQYYLSQQVHPVVSRICEPIEGIDGVLIATWLGLDPGQFRAQQRQQREEETDGLLGVPAQLTDEERYRDCERFSFSCPNCGTENIYDSVFDGAGAVMEPSLMRCCNIPCSGSPLEHPAKISNKLLQDIRRHIRRYYSGWLLCEDQACQNRTRRLPIAFYRSGPICPLCCKSTLKPEYSEKALYNQLCFYRFIFDWDYAITKGDDKRRVKTEWDKEKEVYKRLKGVVDRVLMSSSYFEVNLSKLFQAFTTLK from the exons ATGGCCCCGGTTTCAAACCCAGATAAAGATGCGGACGGCGGGGATTACG ATGCTACAGACAGTTGTGGCATTGCAGTTTCCCGCTCcagaagagagaagagggagaaagggGGCCGCAAgtctgctctggagcagctcaaGAGAGCCAAGAAGGGTGAGAAAATAAAGTATGAG GTGGAAGATATCTCCAGTGTATATGAGGAAGTAGATGAAGAGCAGTACTCCAAGCTTGTGCGGGAGAGACAGGATGATGACTGGATCATTGATGATG ATGGAACTGGCTATGTGGAGGATGGCAGGGAGATCTTTGATGAAGATCTTGAGGATAAAGGTCTGGAAAAAGGCTCTAAAA GTAAATCAGGTAAAGGGGGGGAGTCAAAGGACAGCAAGAATGCCAAGAAAGTGTCTGTCAGTAAACCTAACAGTATCAAGAATATGTTCATGAACAGCAATGTCAGAAAGCCTGCTGAG AAAGATGTGGACCTTTCCAAAGATGATCTGCTGGGAGATATTCTACAAGATCTACATTCTGAG AAACCAATGCTTCTCACTCCACCACCAGTCATTAccttaaagaaaaagaaaacactgggatcCCCAATGAACCCCTTTTCGGTTAAACCACAAGCTCCTAAG GAGACACCTGCAGTCCCAGTATCAAAACCAAGGCTTGCAGTGTCGCGTCCCCGACCAGCTGATCCCTCACCCCGGTCTACCCTCAAACCAGCCCCCTGTGTTCAACCCAAGGTGGAGGAACCAGAAGAAG TTGCTGATTCATTAGAGTTTGATGAGGTAGACTTTGATGAACCAATGGAGCTTGGGGCTGGTGTTGAGGAACAGAAGGAATTGGACGTTAAATTGGAGGCAGGGCCTGAGCCAGTTGTTAATGTTGAACCTAAAATTGAGCCCCAGGACGAAGTTTTCAA ACTGGGAACAGTGGGAGGCTGGGAGAAGATGGAAGAAGAAGTGGCTGATGAAGCTCCTTTGGAGGTACAGGTGGACTCTAGCCAACTCCCACTGGTGGAAGGGCCTGATGGAGACATGGTTTTCCGTTTCTACTGGCTGGATGCTTTTGAGGACCAGTTCACCCAACCAG GGGTGGTGTATCTGTTCGGCAAGGTGTGGATAGAGTCAGCACAATCCCATGTGAGCTGTTGTGTGGCTGTGAAGAACATTGAGAGGACTATGTATTTCTTGCCACGAGAGCAT aaagttAACCTGGCAACCGGTGAGGAAACAGACATTCCTGTTGGAATGATGGATGTGTACCAAGAGTTCAACAGTGTCTCtgaaaaatttaaaattatGAAGTTCAAGTCCAGG AAAGTGGAGAAGAACTATGCCTTTGAGATTCCAGATGTGCCTACACAGTGCGAGTATCTAGAAGTCAGATACTCT GCTGAGATGCCGCAACTGCCCTCTGATCTGAAGGGTGCCACCTTTTCTCATGTGTTTGGCACCAACACTTCAAGCCTGGAACGCCTTCTTCTCAGTAGGAAAATCCATGGGCCCTGCTGGCTTGACATTAAGACACCTA CTCTGAGCAGTCAGCCTATGAGCTGGTGTAAAGTGGAGGCCATTGTTATGAAAAGTGATTTTATTTCAGTAGTTAAAGACCTGCCTCCTCCTCCCCTGGTGGTCATGTCCATCAGCCTGAAGACTGTCCAGAATCCAAAGACTCACCACAATGAA ATTGTGTCCCTAGCTGCTCTTATTCATTATAAGTTTCCTCTCGACAAAGCTCCTCCACGCATCCCTTACCAGGCTCATTTCTGTG TTGTGAGCAAGCCCAACGACTGTATCTTTCCCTATGACTTCAAAGATGCAGTAAGGAAAAAG AATGGGGCAGTGGAGATTGCTGCAACAGAGCGCACCCTTCTAGGCTTCTTTTTAGCCAAGATGCACAAGATAGATCCTGATGTTTTAGTG GGTCATGACATACTTGGCTTTGACCTTGAAGTGCTTCTTCAGAGAATTAATGTCTGCAAGGTACCCTTCTGGTCCAAAATTGGGCGACTGAGAAGGGCAAACATGCCAAAGCTTGGG GGCCGTGGTGGGTTTGCGGAGAAGAGTGCTGCTTGTGGACGACTAGTATGTGACGTGGAAATCTCTGCTAAGGAGCTGATCCGGTGCAAGAGCTACCACCTGACGGAGCTAGCAGCCCAGATCTTGAAGACTGAGAGGGCTGTTATACCTCCTGAGAATATCAGAAACTTCTACAG TGACTCTCCTCACTTGCTCTACCTGTTAGAGTTAACATGGATGGATGCCAAACTCATTCTGCAGATCATGTGTGAGCTGAATGTGCTTCCGCTGGCACTACAGATCACCAACATTGCCGGCAATGTCTTG TCCCGTACATTAATGGGTGGGCGTTCAGAGAGGAACGAGTACCTGCTGCTCCACGCCTTCCATGAGAAGAATTACATCGTGCCAGACAAGCATTTCTTTAAGAAAGTTCAGCACGAGCAT GGAGAGGATGAGGATATGGACCAGGCCAAAGGCAAGTCTGGTAAAGTGAGAAAGAAGGCTGCGTATGCTGGAGGCCTGGTGTTGGAACCCAAAGTTG GTTTCTATGATAAATTCATCCTGCTGCTGGATTTCAACAGTCTGTATCCGTCCATCATCCAGGAGTTCAACATTTGTTTCACCACTGTTCAGAGACAGGCATCTAGCTCTTCCAAGAAAACTGAG CAGGAGGATGATATCAGtgaagttccagagctccctgATCCAGACCTGGAGATGGGTGTTCTTCCAAAAGAAATCCGTAAGCTGGTTGAGCGCAGACGACAAGTCAAACAGCTCATGAAGCAACCTGATCTAAACCCCGACCTGTATCTGCAg TATGACATTCGACAGAAGGCCCTGAAGCTGACTGCTAACAGCATGTACGGATGCCTGGGCTTCTCCTACAGTCGCTTCTATGCCAAGCCTCTGGCTGCGCTGGTCACTTACAAAGGCAGAGAG ATCCTAATGCACACTAAAGACATGGTACAGAAG ATGAATTTGGATGTCATCTACGGAGACACTGACTCTATCATGATCAACACCAATAGCACCAGTCTGGAAGAAGTCATGAAACTTGGAAACAAG GTGAAAAGTGAAGTGAATAAGCTATATAAGCTCTTGGAGATTGACATAGATGGAGTCTTCAAGTCTCTACTGTTGCTGAAGAAGAAAAAGTATGCTGCGCTAACGGTGGAGCAGCAAGGAGATGGCCGCTACACCACCAAGCAAGAGTTTAAAGGCTTGGACATTGTGCGCAGGGATTGGTGTGACCTTGCTAAAGAGTGTGGCAA CTACGTGATTGGTCAGATTCTCTCTGACCAGAATCGGGACACCATACTGGAGAACATCCAGCAGCATCTTATACAAGTCGGAGAGAAAGTAGCTAGTGGCAGCATCCCAGTAAACATGTTTGAAATCCACAAG GCCCTGACCAAGGACCCTCAAGACTACCCAGATAAGAAAAGTCTCCCCCATGTGCACGTGGCCCTGTGGATCAACTCTCAAGGAGGAAGGAGAGTCAAAGCAGGCGATACCATATCCTACATTATCTGTCAG GATGGGTCAAGCCTTGCAGCCAGTCAGAGGTCTTATGCTCCAGAGCAACTCCAGAAACAGCAAGGGCTGACCCTGGACAACCAGTACTACCTCTCCCAGCAGGTTCATCCTGTGGTGAGCCGCATTTGTGAGCCCATTGAAGGCATTGATGGAGTTCTGATTGCCACGTGGCTGG GGTTAGACCCAGGGCAGTTCCGAGCCCAACAGCGGCAGCAGCGTGAAGAAGAAACCGATGGTCTCCTGGGTGTCCCAGCACAGCTCACAGATGAAGAACGCTACCGTGACTGTGAGAGGTTCTCCTTCTCCTGCCCCAACTGCGGAACCGAGAATATCTATGACAGTGTCTTTGATGGAGCT GGAGCTGTAATGGAGCCCAGTTTGATGCGCTGTTGTAACATCCCGTGCAGTGGAAGCCCCTTGGAGCATCCTGCTAAAATCAGCAACAAGCTGCTGCAGGACATCCGACGACACATCCGCAGATACTACAGT
- the pcyt1ba gene encoding choline-phosphate cytidylyltransferase B, whose translation MEELEHTCPQPRTTLTEPAIFAKETSCECRAPHEKLTVEQARLGTPVDRPVRVYADGIFDLFHSGHARALMQAKNLFPNSYLIVGVCSDELTHKYKGFTVMTEEERYEALRHCRYVDEVVRDAPWTLTQEFLEKHKIDFVAHDDIPYSSAGSEDVYKHIKEAGMFVPTQRTEGISTSDLITRIVRDYDVYARRNLQRGYTAKELNVSYINEKKYRLQNQVDKMKEKVRTVEEKSKHFVYRVEEKSHDLIQKWEEKSREFIGNFLELFGPDGTWKQMFQERSGRMIQAFSPGGSPSSSPPRDFSPSRSPSPPSRWVVPRTSPPSPSSPKGASASISSMSEGDEDEK comes from the exons ATGGAGGAGCTGGAACACACCTGCCCCCAGCCTCGCACG ACACTCACAGAGCCTGCTATATTTGCCAAGGAGACGAGCTGCGAGTGTCGAGCTCCCCACGAGAAACTGACTGTTGAACAGGCCCGTCTTGGCACTCCCG TGGACAGGCCCGTGCGAGTCTATGCAGATGGAATTTTTGATCTTTTCCATTCTGGACATGCCCGAGCTCTGATGCAGGCCAAGAATCTTTTTCCCAATTCCTACCTTATAGTTGGAG TGTGCAGTGATGAGCTCACTCACAAGTACAAGGGCTTTACGGTGATGACAGAGGAGGAGCGATACGAAGCTTTAAGGCACTGTCGATATGTGGATGAAGTGGTGCGAGATGCACCATGGACGCTCACTCAAGAGTTCTTGGAGAAACACAAG ATTGACTTTGTGGCACATGACGATATTCCATACTCCTCAGCTGGATCTGAGGACGTGTACAAACACATTAAGGAGGCAG GGATGTTTGTGCCCACTCAAAGGACAGAGGGGATTTCAACGTCTGACCTGATCACTCGGATAGTGAGGGACTATGATGTCTATGCCAGGCGAAACCTGCAGAGAGGATACACAGCCAAGGAACTCAATGTCAGCTAcatcaat GAGAAGAAATACCGTCTGCAGAACCAGGTGGACAAGATGAAGGAGAAAGTGAGGACGGTGGAGGAGAAGTCCAAGCACTTTGTGTACAGGGTCGAGGAGAAGAGCCATGACCTGATCCAGAAATGGGAGGAGAAATCTCGCGAGTTCATCGGGAACTTCCTAGAGCTGTTTGGTCCTGATGGGACATGG AAGCAGATGTTTCAGGAGCGGAGTGGCCGTATGATCCAGGCGTTCTCACCTGGAGGCTCGCCAAGCAGCAGCCCACCCAGAGACTTCTCTCCGTCCCGCTCGCCCTCACCACCGTCCCGCTGGGTCGTCCCCCGAACCTCCCCGCCCTCGCCATCGTCCCCGAAAGGAGCTTCAGCCTCCATCAGCAGCATGAGCGAGGGAGACGAGGATGAAAAGTGA